One Parageobacillus sp. KH3-4 genomic region harbors:
- a CDS encoding YmfQ family protein — translation MSSKDEIIELLPDLFRNSPEYQAIAHAKGKQFDKLEAAIDDVLNQAFIDLATWGLALWEKDYGIPTNPSKSIEERRSNLKAKKRGIGTVKEDVIKNTAEAYYGGEVEVIQKPRDLELIVKFISSYGVPSNLDDVRKALEEIIPCHLELLFEFTYLLIKDIHNVKTIAEMEQIPLNKFAGGA, via the coding sequence ATGTCATCTAAAGACGAGATCATTGAATTGTTACCGGACTTATTTAGAAACTCTCCAGAATATCAAGCAATTGCCCATGCAAAAGGAAAACAATTTGATAAATTGGAGGCGGCTATCGATGATGTTTTAAATCAAGCGTTTATAGACTTAGCAACTTGGGGTCTAGCACTGTGGGAGAAGGATTACGGAATTCCTACTAATCCGAGCAAATCAATAGAAGAAAGGCGTTCAAATTTAAAGGCTAAAAAACGTGGGATTGGCACGGTAAAAGAAGATGTCATAAAAAACACTGCTGAGGCCTATTACGGCGGGGAAGTTGAAGTCATCCAAAAACCAAGGGATTTAGAATTAATCGTGAAATTTATATCTTCTTATGGTGTTCCAAGCAATCTAGATGATGTCAGAAAGGCATTAGAAGAAATTATTCCTTGCCATCTCGAACTCTTATTTGAGTTTACTTATCTCTTAATCAAAGATATTCACAATGTGAAAACGATAGCTGAAATGGAGCAAATTCCACTAAACAAATTTGCAGGAGGTGCATAA
- a CDS encoding baseplate J/gp47 family protein — MFEDRTFETILKEMLDDIPDDFDKREGSPIYIALAPAAKKLADAYVQLDRVLNLVFASTSEGEYLERRTSEIGVFKKRAIKAIREGIFNIPVDVGSRFFVDGVYYVVTEAGTNAKLQCEEAGTIGNKPPEGSVLLPLDNIDGLQTAILGKIITPGEEEEEDPDLYNRYQEKASKPATSGNVHHYEQWAKEVPGIRAAKVFPRWQGKGTVRVVVVGSDGRAPSQEKVTEVFNHIANEMPIGVELTVDAAVEVPINITADLTLQPGVDIETIEFGYKTAIEKLFSDSALTTNTVRYSQLSSMILDQAGVIDYQNVLINNGTSNLILREDEIAVAGAVTFNVI, encoded by the coding sequence GTGTTTGAAGATCGGACGTTTGAAACCATCTTGAAAGAAATGCTGGATGACATACCTGACGACTTTGACAAACGAGAAGGATCTCCTATTTATATAGCTTTGGCCCCGGCAGCGAAAAAACTAGCAGATGCATATGTGCAGCTGGATCGAGTGCTTAATCTGGTTTTTGCATCAACAAGTGAAGGTGAATATCTTGAAAGGCGAACAAGTGAAATTGGCGTGTTTAAAAAACGGGCTATAAAGGCAATTAGAGAAGGAATTTTTAACATACCTGTAGATGTGGGATCCCGTTTCTTTGTAGATGGTGTTTATTATGTCGTTACTGAAGCAGGAACGAACGCCAAACTGCAATGTGAAGAAGCAGGAACCATTGGAAATAAACCTCCTGAAGGGTCGGTATTGCTGCCATTAGATAACATCGACGGGCTCCAAACAGCTATTTTAGGGAAAATTATCACTCCTGGAGAAGAAGAGGAGGAAGATCCAGATCTATATAACCGTTACCAAGAAAAAGCCTCAAAACCTGCTACTAGCGGTAACGTTCATCACTACGAACAGTGGGCTAAGGAAGTACCAGGTATCAGGGCTGCGAAAGTTTTTCCGCGCTGGCAAGGAAAAGGCACTGTACGAGTAGTAGTGGTTGGTTCTGATGGAAGAGCTCCTTCGCAAGAGAAAGTAACAGAGGTGTTCAATCATATCGCAAACGAAATGCCAATAGGTGTCGAACTCACGGTTGATGCAGCAGTGGAAGTTCCTATAAATATTACAGCTGATCTTACACTGCAACCAGGTGTAGATATAGAAACTATTGAATTCGGATATAAAACTGCTATTGAGAAACTATTTTCTGATTCAGCTCTTACGACTAACACCGTTAGATACTCCCAGCTATCTTCAATGATTTTGGATCAAGCTGGAGTAATAGACTATCAAAATGTCCTAATAAACAACGGGACTTCGAACTTAATACTTAGGGAAGATGAGATTGCTGTAGCCGGGGCGGTGACATTTAATGTCATCTAA
- a CDS encoding DUF3862 domain-containing protein, which yields MSEKRKKPFYKRWWFWVIAIIIIAAAASGGGGESSDQAKNEKSDEKSTITTATPKEEPKKGVVTKEKFEQIKDGMTYEEVVKIIGAEGNLVSETGEKGTPTHTAIYEFEGDGSFGANANFTFQGGKLVNKSQFGIEDEAASKVTITKEEFDKIQNGMTYEQVKQIVGGEGHKVSETGKPGTPEHTVMYDYQGEGDIGVNASLMFQGGKLINKSQFGLK from the coding sequence ATGAGTGAAAAGAGAAAGAAACCATTCTACAAAAGATGGTGGTTTTGGGTCATAGCCATCATCATTATTGCCGCTGCGGCAAGTGGCGGAGGCGGAGAAAGTAGCGATCAAGCAAAAAATGAGAAGTCTGATGAAAAATCGACAATCACAACAGCAACTCCTAAAGAAGAACCGAAAAAAGGTGTAGTAACTAAAGAAAAGTTCGAACAAATTAAAGATGGTATGACATACGAAGAAGTTGTGAAAATTATTGGAGCAGAAGGAAATCTTGTTTCTGAAACAGGAGAGAAAGGAACCCCTACTCACACAGCTATTTACGAGTTTGAAGGAGACGGCAGCTTCGGAGCTAATGCCAACTTTACTTTCCAAGGTGGCAAATTAGTGAATAAGTCGCAATTTGGTATTGAAGATGAAGCGGCTTCTAAAGTGACGATCACGAAAGAGGAATTCGATAAAATCCAGAACGGTATGACATATGAGCAAGTGAAACAGATTGTCGGTGGTGAAGGGCATAAAGTTTCCGAAACCGGAAAGCCCGGAACACCTGAACATACTGTTATGTATGATTACCAAGGTGAAGGAGACATTGGAGTTAACGCTTCTTTAATGTTCCAAGGTGGAAAACTAATAAACAAATCCCAATTCGGACTGAAATAA
- a CDS encoding N-acetylmuramoyl-L-alanine amidase, translated as MKKIFLDKGHGGSDPGAVANGLQEKVLTHKIVEYAVDHLFENYTGFELRISRAGDQTLTLSQRAKMANDWGADIFISVHINAGKGTGFESYVYNGGVSSQTVALQNVLHNEILAAMRQFGNITDRGKKRADYAVLRETKMPAVLTENLFIDSNDAKYLKNEEFLKAVGEAHARGVAKFLGLPKKANSTPSQPQQKVSDGKLYRVQVGAFSDRRNAERLAEELKKKGYPAIIV; from the coding sequence ATGAAAAAAATCTTCTTGGACAAAGGACACGGTGGCAGTGACCCGGGGGCAGTTGCGAACGGATTACAAGAGAAAGTTTTGACGCACAAAATTGTTGAGTATGCCGTAGATCACCTATTTGAGAATTACACTGGATTTGAGCTACGTATCAGCCGTGCAGGAGATCAAACACTAACATTATCCCAACGCGCAAAAATGGCGAATGATTGGGGAGCTGATATTTTTATCAGCGTCCATATCAACGCTGGAAAAGGCACAGGCTTTGAATCTTATGTATACAACGGCGGCGTTTCTTCTCAAACGGTCGCTTTGCAAAACGTATTACACAATGAAATTTTGGCCGCAATGCGTCAGTTTGGTAACATCACAGATCGTGGTAAAAAACGCGCTGACTATGCCGTATTGCGTGAAACGAAAATGCCAGCTGTTTTAACGGAAAACTTGTTCATCGACAGCAACGACGCAAAATACTTGAAAAATGAAGAGTTCCTCAAAGCAGTCGGGGAAGCGCATGCTAGGGGTGTTGCGAAATTCTTGGGGTTGCCGAAAAAAGCAAACTCAACACCATCACAACCACAACAAAAAGTGTCTGACGGAAAATTGTATCGCGTGCAAGTCGGGGCTTTTTCCGATCGGAGAAACGCGGAACGGCTTGCGGAAGAATTGAAGAAAAAAGGATATCCAGCAATCATAGTATAA
- a CDS encoding DUF2634 domain-containing protein yields MALSPELNFEEIAAEDLRPVLKTFRFDFEKNILTSEVIDGIEAAKQIIMFALRISRYAYPILSSDFGNEIEELIADNETTVEYKKMELPRLIEEALIYLDFVESVEEFEIEHKDDAFYVNFVVHTTEGPIEMEEVFGEGV; encoded by the coding sequence ATGGCTTTATCACCTGAACTAAATTTTGAGGAAATTGCCGCGGAAGATTTGCGACCTGTCCTAAAAACTTTCCGGTTTGATTTTGAAAAAAATATTCTCACCAGTGAGGTTATTGATGGTATTGAAGCGGCGAAACAAATAATTATGTTCGCTCTTCGTATTTCTCGGTATGCCTACCCAATACTGTCCAGTGATTTTGGCAATGAAATTGAAGAATTAATTGCGGATAACGAAACAACAGTTGAATACAAAAAAATGGAGCTCCCCCGTTTAATCGAGGAGGCTCTTATTTATTTGGATTTCGTGGAGAGTGTGGAAGAGTTTGAGATTGAACACAAAGATGATGCTTTTTATGTAAATTTTGTGGTTCACACAACTGAAGGGCCTATTGAAATGGAGGAGGTGTTTGGAGAAGGTGTTTGA
- a CDS encoding phage holin translates to MDKASITRFSLLIVAVINAVLNMLGYQTIPDDLVNDIVAVVSGIYALYMGWKNNYLSKKGRKQKEVLEKHGLS, encoded by the coding sequence ATGGATAAAGCAAGTATCACACGTTTTTCCTTACTTATCGTTGCTGTTATCAACGCTGTGTTAAATATGCTTGGTTATCAAACGATTCCTGATGATTTGGTCAATGATATTGTTGCTGTTGTTTCTGGAATTTATGCGCTGTACATGGGGTGGAAAAATAACTATTTGAGCAAGAAGGGACGCAAACAAAAAGAAGTGTTGGAGAAACATGGATTATCTTGA
- a CDS encoding DUF2577 family protein, translating into MMVQTIKKIALEAVQAESPLRFLEAIVVSAPPDLQIKLRDNNKLIIPEDLISIAERLTEPGKELKIGDRVMVAAIQGGQSFFIIDRIAE; encoded by the coding sequence ATGATGGTTCAGACGATCAAAAAAATTGCGTTGGAAGCTGTACAAGCTGAATCGCCTTTGCGTTTTTTGGAAGCAATTGTTGTTTCTGCACCTCCCGATTTGCAGATCAAACTAAGGGATAATAACAAATTAATTATTCCAGAAGATTTGATTTCGATTGCTGAAAGATTGACTGAGCCTGGAAAAGAACTAAAAATCGGTGATAGGGTAATGGTTGCTGCCATTCAGGGCGGGCAATCATTTTTTATTATCGACAGGATTGCGGAGTGA
- a CDS encoding phage portal protein, which yields MIELLLVKPSYTLEIPTETITWSGQRFNAARKIDVNILYKNVGYDILSEIDEGNTVLFKWKGTELFRGTIFNRNITKSGKLMFTAYDMLQYLLLNKDVYVFSKKRADQILIQMCKDFQIPYAEIVNTKYAINSLVFDSETSLYDIILKALIETEKQTKKKYRVYSRLGKIYLQEWPNPTSQWVLETGVNIEDFAYSTSIEEVATRVKLEAGEDKKTTKVVVSDQDGIKRYGVLQYYEKVTDNLNKAQLTQRANNLLSKKKTLKKRLSIEGLGITELTSGMPVYVNIPDAKLRGTYFIDSDTHTFAGRVHKMSLDLITDNSLPEDVVL from the coding sequence ATGATAGAATTATTGCTCGTTAAACCCAGCTATACATTGGAAATACCGACAGAAACCATAACTTGGAGTGGACAGCGTTTCAATGCAGCTCGAAAAATAGATGTAAACATTCTGTATAAAAACGTCGGATATGACATACTTTCCGAAATTGATGAAGGAAACACGGTTCTTTTTAAATGGAAAGGTACAGAGTTGTTTAGAGGGACTATATTTAATCGTAACATCACAAAAAGTGGAAAATTAATGTTCACTGCATATGATATGTTGCAGTATTTACTTTTAAATAAAGATGTTTATGTTTTCTCAAAGAAAAGAGCAGACCAAATTTTGATCCAAATGTGCAAAGACTTTCAAATTCCTTATGCTGAAATTGTAAACACAAAATACGCCATTAATTCACTTGTGTTTGATAGTGAAACGTCATTATACGATATTATCCTAAAAGCGTTAATCGAAACAGAAAAACAGACAAAGAAGAAATACAGAGTTTATTCACGTTTAGGAAAAATATACTTGCAGGAATGGCCAAATCCAACTTCTCAATGGGTACTTGAAACGGGTGTTAACATTGAAGACTTTGCTTATTCCACTTCCATTGAAGAAGTTGCTACGCGTGTGAAATTGGAGGCGGGTGAAGATAAAAAGACAACAAAAGTGGTGGTATCTGATCAAGATGGCATAAAGAGGTATGGTGTGCTGCAATACTACGAAAAAGTGACGGATAACTTGAACAAAGCTCAATTGACACAACGCGCAAATAATCTTTTATCAAAGAAAAAGACTCTGAAAAAACGGTTAAGCATAGAGGGATTAGGAATCACAGAATTAACAAGTGGAATGCCTGTATATGTAAATATTCCAGATGCAAAATTACGTGGTACCTACTTTATTGATTCAGACACTCATACATTTGCCGGCAGGGTTCATAAGATGAGCCTTGATCTCATTACTGATAACTCATTGCCAGAGGATGTGGTTCTATGA
- a CDS encoding LysM peptidoglycan-binding domain-containing protein produces MSKSVYEFWFAWPDGTKSRLPVLPSELNISNGSQNESVNIAGLGEVTIIQDPAAKTISFSSIFPARYSSICEFRNFSKPWDYVNKINKFKNNEKPSRFLITGTPINIYVTIEEFVYREGEGDIGDIYYDIQLKEFRFVTVRKVDTRPKSSTVATATKRPNTQTKPKTYTVKKGDTLWALARKFYSDSSQFKKLWEVNKDMLIKRDKRNIKQPGHWIYPGQVLKIP; encoded by the coding sequence ATGAGTAAAAGTGTATATGAGTTTTGGTTCGCATGGCCAGATGGCACAAAATCTCGTTTGCCTGTCCTTCCTTCTGAACTAAATATCAGCAACGGATCGCAAAATGAATCTGTCAATATAGCAGGACTAGGGGAAGTCACAATTATACAAGATCCAGCAGCAAAAACCATATCGTTTTCTTCTATTTTTCCGGCTAGATATAGTTCTATTTGCGAATTTAGAAACTTCTCCAAACCGTGGGACTATGTAAATAAAATAAATAAATTTAAAAACAATGAAAAACCATCACGTTTTCTTATAACCGGTACACCTATTAATATTTATGTCACGATCGAAGAATTTGTTTATAGAGAAGGAGAAGGTGACATCGGGGATATATATTACGATATCCAATTAAAAGAATTTCGTTTTGTAACTGTTCGTAAGGTCGATACTAGGCCGAAATCTAGTACAGTTGCAACAGCCACAAAAAGACCAAATACACAAACGAAACCAAAGACCTATACTGTAAAAAAAGGAGATACGTTATGGGCGTTAGCAAGGAAATTCTATAGCGATAGCTCTCAATTTAAAAAACTTTGGGAAGTCAATAAAGATATGCTAATCAAACGTGATAAAAGGAATATCAAACAGCCAGGGCATTGGATATATCCTGGGCAGGTGCTGAAGATTCCATGA
- a CDS encoding DUF2975 domain-containing protein, whose translation MNVKRGSTTFLKVTIFLAGIAVLYLCIFLVPKIGNFAGELYPDMSYLKYLVFIVMYGAAVPFYFALYQAFNLLRYIDKNTAFSELSVKALKNIKCCAFTISGLYVLGFPLFRFITKNMDPPFGILQLIIIFASLVIAVFAAILQRLLQEAINIKSENDLTV comes from the coding sequence ATGAATGTTAAACGAGGCTCAACCACTTTCTTAAAGGTAACTATTTTTCTGGCTGGAATTGCAGTGCTTTATTTGTGTATATTTTTGGTTCCTAAGATTGGAAATTTTGCTGGAGAATTGTACCCAGATATGTCTTATTTGAAATATCTCGTTTTCATCGTGATGTATGGAGCAGCTGTTCCTTTTTACTTTGCTCTCTATCAGGCTTTCAATCTTTTACGGTATATTGACAAAAACACAGCATTCTCAGAATTATCCGTAAAGGCATTAAAGAACATAAAGTGCTGTGCTTTTACAATCAGTGGTTTGTATGTATTAGGTTTTCCGCTCTTTCGTTTTATAACGAAGAATATGGACCCTCCTTTTGGAATATTGCAACTCATAATCATTTTTGCTTCGTTGGTTATCGCCGTTTTTGCTGCTATCCTCCAACGGCTTCTACAAGAAGCGATTAACATAAAATCAGAAAATGATTTGACGGTCTGA
- a CDS encoding helix-turn-helix transcriptional regulator: MAIIINIDVMLAKRKMSVTELSERVGITMANLSILKNGKAKAVRFSTLEAICKALDCQPGDILEYKSDEDTQ; this comes from the coding sequence ATGGCAATTATTATTAATATTGATGTGATGTTAGCAAAACGAAAAATGAGCGTAACGGAGCTTTCGGAGAGGGTTGGAATTACTATGGCGAATCTTTCCATTCTGAAAAATGGGAAAGCAAAAGCGGTTCGTTTTTCAACATTAGAAGCGATATGTAAGGCTTTGGATTGTCAGCCAGGTGATATTTTGGAGTACAAAAGCGACGAAGACACTCAATAA
- a CDS encoding XkdX family protein → MYQFILNQWILGKYTETQVQNAVAKGYITQEQADTILATPKIV, encoded by the coding sequence ATGTATCAATTTATTTTGAATCAATGGATTTTGGGAAAATATACGGAAACGCAAGTGCAAAACGCGGTTGCAAAAGGGTATATTACGCAGGAACAAGCAGATACAATTCTCGCTACACCAAAAATTGTTTAA